A genomic segment from Saimiri boliviensis isolate mSaiBol1 chromosome 14, mSaiBol1.pri, whole genome shotgun sequence encodes:
- the PIN1 gene encoding peptidyl-prolyl cis-trans isomerase NIMA-interacting 1 isoform X1, which produces MADEEKLPPGWEKRMSRSSGRVYYFNHITNASQWERPSGNSSSGGKNGQGEPARVRCSHLLVKHSQSRRPSSWRQEKITRTKEEALELINGYIQKIKSGEEDFESLASQFSDCSSAKARGDLGAFSRGQMQKPFEDASFALRTGEMSGPVFTDSGIHIILRTE; this is translated from the exons ATGGCGGACGAGGAGAAGCTGCCGCCCGGCTGGGAGAAGCGCATGAGCCGCAGCTCAG GCCGAGTGTACTACTTCAACCACATCACTAATGCCAGCCAGTGGGAGCGGCCCAGCGGCAACAGCAGCAGTGGTGGCAAAAATGGGCAGGGGGAGCCCGCCAGGGTCCGCTGCTCACACTTGCTGGTGAAGCACAGCCAGTCAAGGCGGCCCTCGTCCTGGCGGCAGGAGAAGATCACCCGGACCAAGGAGGAGGCTCTGGAGCTTATCAACG GCTACATCCAGAAGATCAAGTCAGGAGAGGAGGACTTTGAATCTCTGGCCTCACAATTCAGCGACTGCAGCTCGGCCAAGGCCAGGGGAGACCTGGGCGCCTTCAGCAGAG GTCAGATGCAGAAGCCATTTGAAGACGCCTCGTTTGCGCTGCGGACGGGAGAGATGAGCGGGCCTGTGTTCACGGATTCCGGCATCCACATCATTCTCCGCACAGAGTGA
- the PIN1 gene encoding peptidyl-prolyl cis-trans isomerase NIMA-interacting 1 isoform X2, producing the protein MADEEKLPPGWEKRMSRSSGRVYYFNHITNASQWERPSGNSSSGGKNGQGEPARVRCSHLLVKHSQSRRPSSWRQEKITRTKEEALELINGYIQKIKSGEEDFESLASQFSDCSSAKARGDLGAFSRGAQGMGFTRSDAEAI; encoded by the exons ATGGCGGACGAGGAGAAGCTGCCGCCCGGCTGGGAGAAGCGCATGAGCCGCAGCTCAG GCCGAGTGTACTACTTCAACCACATCACTAATGCCAGCCAGTGGGAGCGGCCCAGCGGCAACAGCAGCAGTGGTGGCAAAAATGGGCAGGGGGAGCCCGCCAGGGTCCGCTGCTCACACTTGCTGGTGAAGCACAGCCAGTCAAGGCGGCCCTCGTCCTGGCGGCAGGAGAAGATCACCCGGACCAAGGAGGAGGCTCTGGAGCTTATCAACG GCTACATCCAGAAGATCAAGTCAGGAGAGGAGGACTTTGAATCTCTGGCCTCACAATTCAGCGACTGCAGCTCGGCCAAGGCCAGGGGAGACCTGGGCGCCTTCAGCAGAGGTGCGCAAGGAATGGGCTTCACCAG GTCAGATGCAGAAGCCATTTGA
- the UBL5 gene encoding ubiquitin-like protein 5, producing the protein MIEVVCNDRLGKKVRVKCNTDDTIGDLKKLIAAQTGTRWNKIVLKKWYTIFKDHVSLGDYEIHDGMNLELYYQ; encoded by the exons ATGATCGAGGTTGTTTGCAACGACCGTCTGGGGAAGAAGGTCCGCGTTAAATGCAA CACGGATGATACCATCGGGGACCTTAAGAAGCTGATTGCAGCCCAAACTGGCACCCGTTGGAACAAGATTGTCCTGAAGAAGTG GTACACGATTTTTAAGGACCACGTGTCTCTGGGGGACT ATGAAATCCACGATGGGATGAACCTGGAGCTTTATTATCAATAG